taaaataaaactgacCTGGACAATGATTGTGGTGACATGGATGCCTTAGATCAAAATTACAACGATTCCGTAAAAAAATCCATATGAAGTTGTTTTAATAGGTCTTAGCTTACTGTACTTGAATACAATCTCAATAGGTCAGGCCAACTCTGTGGAGTTGTTGCCCTGCGTCCAACAATATTTAGTCCAATTAAACATAAAACGACCACACATTGTCTTATTcccaaaataaataacaacatcAAGATCCTTCAGAGCTTCCCAGCACAAACAAGGTACCCTTGAGCAGGGTGAGATTCATTATTTATtaggaaagaaagaaacatagaTTATAACTTGGGAGAAACGTAGATGATAACTTCCAATGCATTAGAGATCAAATAGACACACTGTAGGGAACACCCATCCCGGTAACGCCTGGTTCAGAGATAGGCTTCAAAAGCTCGTACTTAACAACACCTGCTCCAGCTCGATTCTTTAGAGAAACATTCACGTTCCTCTCATCTATCACTCCTTCTAGGTATTGGAGCTTGCCTTTGAAACGTTCATATGCAGCATAGATGACAGGTTCGTGGGCCCAAGATGCTTCTGGGTTTTCCCCTAGGTACTCTTCATCTGGTGAATGTGATGATAGAAGATCCAAAGTCACCATCACTTTGGTCGCCTGCTTCTTCGAAGGGAATGTCTTAAGCATGGTCTTCTCTGGCTCCTCAAAGAACTCTCTTAGCTCTTCCTCTGTCGGTTCTTCCACTGGCATTTTTATCCTTGTTGTGGTTGGTCGGTTGGGAAAGTATCCCCCATACCCGTACTGTCCAAAGTTTACAGCAGCGTGGTGACCTGAAGCCACCCATGCAATCGTGGTCACCACTTCAATCAAGTCATCTTGAGTTTTGAGATCAGGCCACCATGGTTCATTTTTCTTGTCTCCATGCCCTATGTTCCTCACTTCACTCCACCATCCTTGGAGTTCCTCATCCAACATGACCTGTTCCGCATCTGGATAATAGTGCTTCACATAGTCTGTGATCCATTCCTTTAGTGCATCCCACAGCATTAAACCGTCATTAGCAAATGGGTAATCTGGTATCGTCAGGCGTACCCCATGTTCCGCCGTCTCATCTTCCACAGCTAGACCCCTTTgatatcacaattttttttatatgtataaaaattgttagcataactataaaatatatacaaagaaataagtatttttgatcaaacaaaGAAAGTAAGTACTTGCTCTGCATTTAAAAGATTTATGTTATAGAATTTGTATggatatattaataaaaattaaatacatgtattgatttattagtttttgtcagttttttgtatataaacaaaaattaaaacatcaatcCTTTGTATATACGGAAGGAATATAATCTTAGGAATTACGTACCTGCTGATGAGGTCTGCAGGTAAGCCTTCCGTGTCGAACCTCCATAGTTTGTCATAGACATCTGAACTTAGCTCTAGTGAATACTTTCCGGGCCAGAAACAAGACTCAATAATTCCACCTGCGTTGATGAGACTTTGGCGTGCACGAGCATTGATCTCCATGGTGTAGCGGAAGTGGGGATGCAAAAGCCTATAGATAGGATGCATCGCACTTAGTTGTCTGTTTGCCGCTATAATGTATGGCTCCATACAGCAGTGAGTCCTCAGCCTGTAAAATTTTTGTAGCAATAACTCATTATGTGTATTAATGTCTATACagttaaattaaatatgtacTATTGTCAACAAAATAACCATATACATCTAGTTTGTTCAATACCAGTGGGAAATAAGCTGGTGATAACCAGCGTCATGAGAAATAGCGTGAGTCTTAGCAAGACTCCATAGCCAGCAGGAGGTAGCATCATAGCCTGGCGTGAATACTTGCCTCCACTGGGGCCTGTTTACATCTTGGGGACGAGTCAACTCAATCGCAACAGGTCTCAATGTGCTATTATCACTGAGGAAGAATAGTGCTCGAGAAGCATACAAGTTGCTATCATCCAACTCTCTCACTTTGTTCACATAGGGTAAAAGCAAATCATGGTAGTCCAACATGAACAATCTCTTGTTCTCCAGAGCCTGCATGCACACATCCATTGATATTTATTCATTATGGAATTATACTCCTCCAgatatatgttctttttttcttaaaaaaacctgtggatattaattaattttacctCATCAAATGACATGACTCCTTTGATTTCTCTTTCAACAATCTCAGAAGTAATGAGTGAGTTGGGATCACCATAAACCGCAGGGTCTAGGTTGCTTTTCAACGGCCACTCCTACAACAATAACGTGATCTTATAGCATTTCCAAAATACACTTTatacttcaaatatgaagtttttttgctctttaaaaaaaattttcaaaacttcaaatatagagtgttactattcaaaatttcaaatttaaaatttcatattttttatattgcattttggtccttacatttacatattatatttatgatttttaaatattttgtcctttaatctttttaattctttaaaattttataactcaaaaatatttcaaatttgcttttaaaattttaatttttacaaagaaaattaaattaaaactttaaaatatttttttttcaaaactagataacaacaatattaaaaaggaaacttaacaaatgcactaattgatcatatatggaattgttaagaaaatagttttatagaataatataagattttacttgtaatttaatatttagttaaatatttctatgtaaaattatatatttttgttaattaatatttttatatatgtactatttattcatattcataaagttttatgacttaaattaaatatcataaatataaggaccataatatgaaatataaattttttgaaattagtttgaatttttttttttggagaagactaccttaaaacttcaaatactaAGTTTTACAAACTTCAATAGTGTGTCTTTTTGAAGATGATCTAAGAACATCGTTTTAGCtcgctttttttttctttttaaccttAAAACCGGaatataatttctttatatttccATCAAACCATGTACGTATAGAGaacaatcaaaagaaaaacttctaGTTAAAGCGTATATAGCTTACTTGAACTAGCTGAATGCAATAGGGATTAAGGCCAGCAAGTGTCTGGCGAGCAAACTCGTCGTCTCGGATCCATGAAAATCTATCCTCTGAATCAAAGTGAATGATAAGAGTAAAATGAGTTTAATTGTTGCTAGCTAGCTGTATAGAATTGgatatagtaaatatataaatggagGATTCAAAATTGGTACTGTCAAGGAGAATAGGGGCTTCAAACTGGAGAACATCATCGACTTCAGCAGCAGCTTTGACAAGTCTGGGGATCATAGGAAAAAGGCCAGCATCCTTGGGAAGCTTCATGCCTTCTTCAAAGAGATCTTCTATGGACTTGAAGTGTGGGAAGGGCATGTGGGGATCTACCAGAGCAGCTTCAATCTGTGGGAACACAGCAGGAAGAGCCGCCAAGACTGCCTTTCCCGTGAATGTAGCGCCCTTGATTGTGGTGAACTCCTCGTCTCTGGGGACATAGAATTCCCCTTTGCGTGTCTCACTGGAGGGGTCTTTGCGGCATGGTCTGCGACCAGTCTTGCACCGCCTTGGGTATGGGTGAGTGAGGCCTCCAATAACGGGGCGGGCAAGTTCTGGATCTTTGTCAGGATCACCCACATCGTTGTACACGTCGTAATCATAAACCCGTTCGAACTTTTCGAATTCACCAGCTCCCTTCTCACGGTTCTTGCCTTGCAAGGTCTCCAGCTCCTCTTTTCGCAATTTCTTAAGAGGCTCAGGAGTTTTGAGAGGCAAGTAGGACTTGTTGGAGAAGAAAGTCCGCTTGGTTGGGTCTTCGGACTTGGGGGCCACCCACGAGTTAATTGTAAAGGTAACGGGGCCGTCGGGTAGCTCAAGCTTCATTTCCTTGAGGAATATCTCTTGACGCTCATGGTTTACAACTCTTATGGCACCCACCTCTCCAAAGTCTTCGGGCATGTCGAACTCACATTTGAACTGATCCTCACCAACTCCATCAAACAATACATTTCCTGCGTAATCCTCCACCGGATCCTTCTCCATCAGCGTCCCTGACATGTGCGTTTAATTACTTGGTTAAGTATCACTACCATTATTGACTAGTGATGCATTAGCCTACTTTtcacattaaaaatttataatactaaAAGTGTTGATAGCttcttatataaaaacaataaatgatATGTTTGCCTGATAGTTGTACTCACGGGGGTCAGTCTCGGCGCTAATAAGCTCGACGAGCAGTGATCTTTGGAGAAAAGTGCGTACCAAGCCGCCTATGATTTCCTTGGTCGTTATAATTCCCGTTACTTTGATTTTCTTAACTTTTTCTTTCAGTATTTTATCTTTCAAATCAGATAACTTTGAGGCTGTGACCGTACATCGTCCTCTCAGGTTTGGACGAGGACACACCTTGTAACGATGTCCTGCCGGAAGGGGGTTGATGAGTGCTGATGGTTTAGTGAACTGAGAGCTGACACTCTTTGCTATGTTTAAGGTCTGGAGACTGGACGACGCCTCTTTACAAAACATCTTTTATCTGTTTGCTTCTATTTTGCTTACTCTCTTGTGCATCCCCGCTACATCTATTTATACAAGtgtatagaaaatattaaatatttttctcattTCTAAAAGTAGAAAAAGGTTGAGTCCACGAGTTTGCATGTTACTTTATTGATCATGTTATTACTAACTGTATAAATGGAATCcttcagagaaaaaaaactatataaatggaGGTGCTTTTAATTAACTTACGTAAGTAGTAAGTACCAGCTAAccgttattatttttttttttggaaaaaatataaCCGTTATTATATTCTGatgataaaataacattatgtatttttatcaattttctccagtttaatttgatttaacttgCAACAAATAAGTcataataaaattcatttttcagTGATTCAGCTgtaaatatttactatttttgtTAACGTATGAGTATTTCAGGCTTATAGCTAGAAAGATCAAGACAATCTATAAAATGAAGTGTAATCTAGATATtcaaataaaaccaaaacatgATCTCATATATGCGTGTCCACACATGTATAATGtctttaaatatttacaatacAATTAGAttgaaataatttattaatgcGTACTTTTCTTGTTTGTATGTCTTAAATCGTCTTGTgatttatatatcaaattataaataTGCTGTTCTTTTAAATAGATATATGATTTACAATATAACAATCCATATTGCTTCAGTTATTCATTTTTGGTCtagtaaattaaattaattatttttccaaattgtaccataatttatattgttactaaatatatttaaaagaaattaaattctgttttgattttattttggttcataCCCttagaattataaatatattagataaattAAATGTActttgaaatattttgtttaagataaaATTGTGGGAGAAAATTTTAAGTATTGATCAATCCGGAATTTCATAAACTAATCaaacttgaatttttttaaagactgatcaatcaatcaatcaatcagaGCTTCAAAGATATACCAATAACTACCAAATTAAAAGTTTGATTATATCAATTTAGTAATATATGGTTCACATCAAATGCcaacaataatttaattttctgtcaaatattttcaaattatgtattttgacttaatttaattttaacacGAACCATTTTTTATGATTAAGGTATATTAGTTTAAGAATTCcctttttctaattatttgatCAGAATAATTTCATAGTAAAAGAATTTtgattagaaataaaaatagatgttttcattaaaaattttaatagtttattattatatattaactattaaaattccaattatttgaaagaaagatgataaactatatatttatcatCTATAACTGATTacactttttcaaaaaatagaaatatttagaaaataaaatttaattgttaaatatatttgaagtcACTAATAGTACTAATAGAATTAGGTCTGGAAAAATCAAAGCGAGAGAGACTTGTAAAAGCACGCttcttatatactccctctgtatcaatataagtggtgttttaggatttttattttgtttcagaatAAGTGAAGCTCACACTAATCTAGATAAATTTAATTGTCATTTAAAATCTCTAGCCAATCATAAATAGTGTATCTTTTTTTAATTGGCTGAACTAGTATTATTTAATGCTATTTTTATACAACCAAGACAAATCACATAAAATTTTGTGGTTTCTTAATCTTTATGAAAAAACCTTAAAACTCACTTATAATgatacagagggagtaatattattataataacattgagatattttattttgtactttttgttcttttttcaaatttccataacattataataaattttattaagtaaaaacttaaaatttaacagtagtaattttttattattattattgtgattcattaatttttatatatatatatagctgaCACTCGTAGGAGTTGAAGTGAGCATGatacattaaattttgattttgaaataatattatagatatatatatatatatatatatatatatatatatatatatatatatatatatatatatgcaatgatagatgatttttttctatttagtCCATTGGTTTTATGTTGCTTTAACTAGCAAAAAAAGTCATATTAAAAGTTAAAGTTTATGAAAATAGGTACAATGATTATaggaatatttttaaaatatgatgttTTAAATTTGATGGAAAGAGAAATTTTGGTCTATAGCAAAAATGAGACATGGATCTACTGGCGCAATATAAGATGAAGAAAGCGTTGTTGTAAAGTACCGAGAAATATTTAGTAGGATGTTTGAGACGGTATGCATGATCAAACTGTGCAACAATATGTTTGTGTTTCCGGTTAATCAAGTAATAAAATCA
The sequence above is drawn from the Raphanus sativus cultivar WK10039 chromosome 7, ASM80110v3, whole genome shotgun sequence genome and encodes:
- the LOC108817629 gene encoding lipoxygenase 2, chloroplastic, with translation MFCKEASSSLQTLNIAKSVSSQFTKPSALINPLPAGHRYKVCPRPNLRGRCTVTASKLSDLKDKILKEKVKKIKVTGIITTKEIIGGLVRTFLQRSLLVELISAETDPRTLMEKDPVEDYAGNVLFDGVGEDQFKCEFDMPEDFGEVGAIRVVNHERQEIFLKEMKLELPDGPVTFTINSWVAPKSEDPTKRTFFSNKSYLPLKTPEPLKKLRKEELETLQGKNREKGAGEFEKFERVYDYDVYNDVGDPDKDPELARPVIGGLTHPYPRRCKTGRRPCRKDPSSETRKGEFYVPRDEEFTTIKGATFTGKAVLAALPAVFPQIEAALVDPHMPFPHFKSIEDLFEEGMKLPKDAGLFPMIPRLVKAAAEVDDVLQFEAPILLDKDRFSWIRDDEFARQTLAGLNPYCIQLVQEWPLKSNLDPAVYGDPNSLITSEIVEREIKGVMSFDEALENKRLFMLDYHDLLLPYVNKVRELDDSNLYASRALFFLSDNSTLRPVAIELTRPQDVNRPQWRQVFTPGYDATSCWLWSLAKTHAISHDAGYHQLISHWLRTHCCMEPYIIAANRQLSAMHPIYRLLHPHFRYTMEINARARQSLINAGGIIESCFWPGKYSLELSSDVYDKLWRFDTEGLPADLISRGLAVEDETAEHGVRLTIPDYPFANDGLMLWDALKEWITDYVKHYYPDAEQVMLDEELQGWWSEVRNIGHGDKKNEPWWPDLKTQDDLIEVVTTIAWVASGHHAAVNFGQYGYGGYFPNRPTTTRIKMPVEEPTEEELREFFEEPEKTMLKTFPSKKQATKVMVTLDLLSSHSPDEEYLGENPEASWAHEPVIYAAYERFKGKLQYLEGVIDERNVNVSLKNRAGAGVVKYELLKPISEPGVTGMGVPYSVSI